From one Microbacter margulisiae genomic stretch:
- a CDS encoding ATP-dependent DNA helicase: MLDQFLQTKILNSFSFTPTEEQQVLIRRLAAFLTSRQRESVFLLKGYAGTGKTSVVSALVKTLIEMEQKIVLLAPTGRAAKVLTHYSGQPAQTIHKHIYRQKSAVEMTFVLDNNLQPHTLFIVDEASMIANYTGDGMLFGTGQLLDDLLHFVFSAEGCSLILLGDTAQLPPVMQPVSPALDEGILQSFGLNVSTFTLTQVVRQAVESGILYNATLLRQKVDAGVWPATPRFRLAFPDVKRLPGDELIDTIQSAYSHSGLEESIVITRSNKRANLYNNGIRNRVLMKEEELATGDLLMVVKNNYFWSKTYAEMDFIANGDIVEIRRILRHHELYGFRFADVLVRFLDYDCEMEARVLLDVLQADSPARMDEMSRKLFQAVSEDYVTIGNRRERAKQMQKDPFLNALQVKFAYAVTCHKAQGGQWQIVFVDQGMVADDQLNADYYRWLYTAFTRATGMIYLVNFPDHFFAKENDAMES, encoded by the coding sequence ATGCTCGATCAATTCCTCCAAACAAAAATTTTGAATAGCTTTTCTTTCACCCCAACGGAAGAACAGCAGGTGTTGATCCGTCGATTGGCTGCGTTCCTGACTTCACGCCAGCGCGAAAGTGTGTTTCTGCTTAAAGGATATGCCGGTACGGGGAAGACATCGGTGGTGAGCGCTTTGGTGAAAACGCTGATTGAAATGGAGCAAAAGATTGTGTTACTTGCCCCGACAGGACGTGCGGCAAAGGTGTTGACGCATTATTCCGGGCAACCGGCACAAACAATTCATAAACATATTTACAGGCAAAAGTCGGCGGTGGAGATGACATTCGTACTGGATAATAACCTGCAGCCGCATACGCTTTTTATTGTGGACGAAGCCTCGATGATTGCCAATTATACAGGCGACGGCATGCTGTTCGGCACCGGGCAGTTGCTTGACGATCTGCTTCATTTTGTCTTCAGTGCCGAAGGATGTAGCCTGATCCTATTGGGCGATACTGCGCAGCTCCCTCCCGTGATGCAGCCGGTCAGTCCTGCACTGGATGAGGGAATATTGCAAAGTTTTGGTTTGAATGTATCAACATTCACTTTGACTCAGGTGGTGAGACAAGCCGTTGAGAGTGGTATCTTGTACAACGCCACGTTGTTGCGCCAGAAAGTTGATGCTGGCGTATGGCCTGCTACACCCCGGTTTCGGCTTGCTTTTCCTGATGTGAAACGGCTCCCTGGTGATGAGCTCATCGACACCATTCAATCTGCTTATTCCCACTCTGGGCTGGAGGAGTCCATCGTCATAACGCGTTCCAATAAGCGGGCAAATCTTTATAATAACGGCATCCGAAACCGTGTACTGATGAAAGAGGAGGAGCTTGCTACAGGTGATCTGCTGATGGTGGTTAAGAATAACTATTTCTGGAGTAAAACATATGCTGAAATGGATTTTATAGCCAATGGTGATATTGTGGAGATCAGAAGGATTCTGCGGCACCATGAGCTCTACGGCTTCCGTTTTGCCGATGTACTGGTGCGTTTTCTCGACTACGATTGTGAAATGGAGGCGCGTGTTTTGTTGGATGTTTTACAGGCCGATTCTCCCGCACGGATGGATGAGATGAGCCGTAAATTGTTTCAGGCGGTAAGCGAAGATTATGTCACGATCGGTAACCGGCGGGAACGGGCCAAACAGATGCAGAAAGATCCATTCCTTAATGCTTTGCAGGTGAAATTTGCCTATGCTGTCACCTGCCATAAAGCTCAGGGCGGGCAGTGGCAGATCGTCTTTGTTGACCAGGGGATGGTGGCCGATGACCAATTGAATGCTGATTATTACCGCTGGCTTTACACTGCTTTCACCCGTGCCACCGGAATGATTTACCTGGTGAATTTTCCAGATCATTTCTTTGCTAAAGAGAATGATGCAATGGAGAGTTGA
- a CDS encoding alpha/beta hydrolase — protein MKRLAAFILFAFITLSVFSQVKCTYVPDILGDGFQKTTLDMGVDYSGPVVATLIRKLNPDTTVHKAVLYIHGYDDYFFQKDMANEYIKHGYNFYALDLRKCGRSILPGQIKFDVRNVVEYYGEIDEALQIIHQEKNHWVLLSGHSMGGLVASVYAEDRIGKEKFDALFLDSPFFDWNVSPVVRATILPIAADEGSRHPEKTRKGPDYSLYGESLNKNFKGEWNYNLEWKMLQVPVMTYGWISAMYNAIQRVQDGLHIQKPVLVMISDRSIHPKTWTNDLFKADAVLNVNSIKKYAANIATNVQIIQIHDGMHDLVLSPKPVRDVVYKDLFNYLSTIAPKNSMQAK, from the coding sequence ATGAAACGACTAGCCGCTTTTATTTTGTTCGCATTCATTACGCTCTCCGTGTTTTCGCAGGTTAAATGCACATACGTCCCTGATATTTTGGGAGATGGATTCCAGAAAACCACGCTCGACATGGGCGTTGATTACAGCGGACCCGTTGTTGCCACCCTGATACGGAAATTAAACCCTGACACAACGGTACATAAAGCAGTGCTCTATATTCACGGTTATGATGACTATTTCTTCCAGAAAGATATGGCGAACGAATATATCAAACACGGATATAACTTCTACGCACTGGATTTACGCAAATGCGGACGCTCTATACTGCCCGGACAAATTAAATTCGACGTACGCAATGTTGTTGAATATTACGGCGAAATCGACGAGGCATTGCAAATCATTCATCAGGAGAAGAACCACTGGGTATTGCTAAGCGGGCACTCGATGGGCGGCCTGGTGGCTTCAGTATATGCCGAAGACCGTATCGGAAAAGAAAAGTTCGATGCTTTGTTCCTCGACAGTCCTTTCTTCGACTGGAATGTCAGTCCTGTGGTCAGGGCTACCATTCTGCCAATTGCTGCTGACGAAGGTTCAAGACATCCGGAAAAAACGCGTAAGGGGCCTGATTATTCACTCTACGGCGAGAGCCTAAATAAGAACTTCAAAGGTGAATGGAATTACAACCTCGAATGGAAAATGTTGCAGGTACCAGTCATGACCTACGGATGGATAAGCGCCATGTACAACGCCATTCAAAGGGTACAAGACGGACTGCATATCCAGAAACCGGTGCTGGTGATGATCTCCGACCGATCCATCCATCCAAAGACATGGACAAATGATCTCTTCAAAGCCGATGCTGTACTCAATGTTAATTCAATAAAGAAATATGCGGCAAACATTGCCACCAATGTGCAGATCATTCAGATCCACGACGGCATGCACGACCTGGTACTCTCGCCAAAGCCAGTACGCGACGTGGTGTATAAAGACCTGTTCAATTATCTGTCAACCATTGCACCTAAAAATTCAATGCAGGCAAAATAG
- a CDS encoding lysophospholipid acyltransferase family protein — protein MKRKFHFFTFIYQWCIFVPLFTISTIMTAISTIILAPIFKDSDITYWPARKWSRFACKGMCIKTEIIGREKIDSSQSYVFAANHQSAYDIFLIYGWLNNRFKWIMKKELRKIPLVGAACESAGHIFIDRSSTVSALKSIETAQRKLQNGASITVFPEGTRSATGKMGKFKRGAFTIAGSIGLPIVPLTIKGTFEVMPKNSYNIHSGKLTLIIHDPIPYSKELFEDNQQVLINQVHDIIEQGL, from the coding sequence ATGAAACGCAAGTTCCATTTCTTTACATTCATCTATCAGTGGTGCATTTTTGTTCCGCTTTTTACGATAAGCACCATTATGACGGCTATATCCACAATCATTCTGGCACCTATTTTCAAGGACAGCGATATCACGTACTGGCCGGCGCGCAAATGGTCGCGGTTTGCATGCAAGGGGATGTGTATCAAAACAGAAATCATCGGACGAGAAAAAATTGATTCTTCGCAATCCTATGTTTTTGCCGCCAACCACCAGAGCGCATACGATATTTTCCTCATCTATGGATGGCTAAACAACCGTTTCAAATGGATCATGAAGAAAGAGCTGCGTAAAATCCCACTGGTAGGCGCTGCCTGCGAGTCGGCAGGCCATATCTTCATTGATCGAAGCAGTACGGTATCGGCGCTAAAAAGCATCGAAACTGCACAACGGAAACTGCAAAATGGCGCTTCTATCACCGTCTTCCCCGAAGGAACCCGTTCCGCAACAGGAAAAATGGGAAAATTCAAACGTGGAGCATTTACTATTGCCGGTTCAATCGGGCTTCCTATTGTGCCGTTAACCATTAAAGGCACCTTTGAGGTGATGCCCAAGAACAGTTACAACATCCATTCCGGCAAACTGACCCTGATTATCCATGACCCGATCCCCTATTCCAAGGAGTTGTTTGAAGATAACCAACAGGTGCTGATCAATCAGGTGCATGATATCATTGAACAAGGATTATAG
- a CDS encoding OmpA family protein produces MESVALLFTHGKYQQADSLLLTIDSRQPLWNIWKQKIDTALQLVQHPILCHPDVMAINDTQEDTYWPAISPDGTLLAVTDSHRGTTDEAGSEEDVRFFKKKSTGNWIRDMLPEKFINTPANEGSVCFSVDGRYLFFVASDRSDGLGSCDIYYLIRHGNGWSFPMHPESPLNTRFWESNPSLSSDGRMLYFCSNRPGGIGGMDIWSCRVQPQADGTLLFYDAKNLGRPVNTPQNEFSPFIHPDNRTLYFSSDGHPGLGGEDIFLTHRSQSGKWTEPRNIGYPINSPGDDEGFTTDAQGIMGYYSSNAFESDSTFSRQQIYQVKLPVTDRPAPMKCTQGNILPSALAIPTPNVVQVINLKTDRVVFNTLADRYTGNFTICYPDTGRYALSIVKEGYLFHFSLLNDSVPTANIPLAKIAVGEKVALQNIYFEFNSANLQPASTAELNQLGMLLENNPSMHLLIAGYTDSIGSKSYNIQLSLQRAEAVVSYLVSHGISSDRLQTKGYGSTYAVGNNETAQGRALNRRTEAIVIHE; encoded by the coding sequence ATGGAAAGTGTCGCTCTGCTTTTCACGCATGGAAAATACCAGCAGGCAGACTCTTTACTGTTGACTATTGATTCACGGCAACCTTTATGGAACATCTGGAAACAAAAGATTGACACAGCCCTGCAACTGGTACAACACCCGATCCTCTGCCATCCTGACGTAATGGCAATAAACGACACACAGGAAGACACCTATTGGCCTGCTATTTCACCCGACGGAACGTTGCTGGCCGTTACCGATAGCCATCGAGGTACCACTGACGAGGCAGGCTCCGAAGAGGATGTACGCTTCTTTAAAAAAAAGAGCACCGGCAACTGGATTCGGGACATGCTTCCGGAAAAGTTTATCAATACTCCGGCCAACGAAGGCTCTGTATGTTTTTCCGTAGATGGAAGGTATCTCTTTTTCGTGGCTTCCGACAGAAGCGACGGATTGGGTAGTTGCGACATCTACTACCTGATCCGGCATGGTAACGGCTGGTCATTTCCTATGCATCCTGAATCTCCTTTGAATACACGTTTCTGGGAAAGCAACCCTTCCCTGTCAAGCGACGGACGAATGCTCTACTTCTGCTCCAACCGTCCAGGTGGAATCGGAGGAATGGATATCTGGTCGTGCCGCGTGCAACCGCAAGCCGATGGAACGTTACTATTTTATGATGCTAAGAATCTCGGCAGACCGGTCAACACTCCGCAAAATGAATTTTCTCCTTTTATTCATCCCGATAACCGGACGCTTTATTTTTCATCCGACGGGCATCCGGGACTGGGAGGCGAAGATATTTTTCTCACTCACAGAAGTCAGTCAGGGAAATGGACAGAACCCCGAAATATAGGATATCCCATCAATTCTCCCGGTGATGATGAAGGGTTCACCACCGATGCACAGGGCATAATGGGATACTACTCTTCGAATGCTTTCGAATCTGATTCGACATTCTCCAGACAACAAATTTATCAGGTAAAATTACCGGTGACCGATCGGCCAGCACCAATGAAATGCACGCAAGGGAATATACTTCCTTCGGCACTTGCTATCCCTACTCCCAATGTTGTGCAGGTAATTAACCTGAAAACAGACCGAGTCGTTTTCAACACCCTTGCCGACAGATATACCGGAAACTTTACTATATGTTATCCCGATACGGGAAGATATGCGCTATCTATTGTCAAAGAGGGCTACCTGTTCCATTTTTCTCTCCTGAATGACTCAGTTCCAACAGCCAACATCCCATTAGCTAAAATAGCTGTTGGAGAAAAGGTTGCCCTACAGAATATCTATTTTGAGTTTAATTCTGCTAACTTACAACCCGCATCAACAGCCGAACTAAACCAACTTGGCATGCTGCTGGAAAACAATCCCTCCATGCACCTGTTAATTGCAGGATATACCGATAGTATCGGCAGCAAAAGTTATAATATTCAACTATCTTTGCAACGAGCCGAAGCGGTGGTCAGTTATCTGGTTTCGCACGGTATTTCTTCTGACCGGCTGCAAACCAAAGGATATGGAAGCACATATGCAGTGGGCAATAATGAAACAGCACAGGGACGTGCCCTCAACAGGCGAACGGAAGCCATTGTCATACACGAATAA
- a CDS encoding 3'-5' exonuclease, whose protein sequence is MQLNLKNPLIIFDLETTGMNIATDRIIELSYLKIYPNGKEEGKTLRVNPGMPIPPETTAIHGIKDEDVASAPTFGSIAKNLAKDFEGCDLAGYNSNRFDIPLLAEEFLRADVDIDLMKRKFIDVQTIFYKKEPRTLSAAYKFYCEGDLENAHSAEADTRATYEVLKAQLDRYEDIKNDVSFLSKYSAFTRNADFAGRIVFDDNEEEVFNFGKYKGQKVADVLKKDPGYYGWIMQGDFTLHTKKVVTNVKLRSFNK, encoded by the coding sequence ATGCAACTGAATCTAAAAAATCCGCTTATCATTTTTGACCTTGAAACAACAGGAATGAACATCGCTACGGACCGCATCATTGAGCTCTCTTATCTTAAAATATATCCGAACGGCAAAGAAGAAGGGAAAACGCTTCGGGTAAATCCGGGGATGCCTATCCCGCCCGAGACAACCGCTATTCATGGCATTAAAGATGAAGATGTGGCATCCGCGCCGACCTTTGGATCGATTGCCAAAAACCTTGCTAAAGATTTCGAGGGATGCGATCTGGCCGGATACAATTCAAACCGGTTTGACATCCCATTGCTGGCAGAAGAGTTTTTGCGCGCCGATGTCGATATTGATCTGATGAAAAGAAAGTTTATTGATGTACAGACCATCTTCTACAAGAAAGAGCCACGCACACTGTCAGCTGCATATAAATTCTATTGCGAAGGTGATTTGGAAAATGCTCATAGCGCCGAGGCCGATACACGGGCTACTTATGAGGTACTGAAAGCACAATTAGATCGATATGAGGACATTAAAAATGATGTCAGTTTCCTGTCAAAATATTCCGCATTCACACGTAACGCTGACTTTGCCGGACGTATCGTATTTGACGACAATGAGGAAGAGGTGTTTAATTTTGGCAAATACAAAGGACAAAAAGTAGCCGATGTATTGAAAAAAGATCCAGGATATTACGGATGGATCATGCAAGGTGATTTCACATTGCATACAAAAAAAGTTGTCACCAACGTCAAGCTGAGAAGTTTCAATAAATAA
- a CDS encoding SRPBCC domain-containing protein translates to MKDYKKQFIIKAPPQDVYAALTNAHIISIWTGEEAVMEAIPNTEFSWWNGDICGLNLEFEPNTKIVQQWYFGEDEEAASIVTLKLHPDRQGTSLEIMQTNIPDEACENITEGWKDAIVTPLRDLLED, encoded by the coding sequence ATGAAAGACTATAAAAAACAATTCATCATCAAAGCACCCCCTCAGGACGTATATGCTGCCTTGACAAACGCCCATATCATCTCTATCTGGACAGGTGAAGAGGCTGTAATGGAGGCCATTCCCAATACCGAATTTTCATGGTGGAATGGAGATATCTGTGGATTGAACCTTGAATTTGAACCCAATACGAAGATTGTTCAGCAATGGTATTTTGGAGAAGATGAGGAAGCGGCTTCTATCGTGACATTAAAATTGCATCCCGATAGACAGGGAACAAGTCTGGAGATTATGCAGACCAATATCCCTGATGAAGCCTGCGAAAATATCACGGAAGGATGGAAAGATGCCATTGTAACCCCGTTGCGGGATTTACTGGAAGATTAG
- a CDS encoding 2-isopropylmalate synthase: MMDKLYIFDTTLRDGEQVPGCQLNTVEKIEVAKSLEALGVDIIEAGFPISSPGDFNSVVEISKAVTWPTICALTRSVEKDIDVAAQALQYAKKKRIHTGIGTSDYHILYKFNSTQEEILQRAIAAVKYAKKYVEDVEFYAEDAGRTDNEYLARVVEAVIKAGATVVNIPDTTGYCLPTDYATKIKYLYEHVNGIQNAIISTHCHNDLGMATANTLAGVMNGARQVEVTINGIGERAGNTALEEIVMILNSHKELNVQTNINTRKITSISRMVSSLMNMPVQPNKAIVGRNAFAHSSGIHQDGVLKNRESYEIIDPKDVGIDENSIVLTARSGRAALKHRLQMLGVELKDSKRLDEIYEEFLKLADRKKDINDNDLLLLAGKERAANQRIKLEYLQVTSGVGIRSVASVGLNIAGEQFEAAATGNGPVDAGINAVKRIINRKTTLNDFLIQAITKGSDDVGKVHMQVEYEGNVYYGFAGNTDIIAASVEAYIDAINKFVR, encoded by the coding sequence ATCATGGACAAATTGTATATCTTCGACACAACATTACGCGATGGAGAACAAGTTCCGGGTTGTCAGCTGAACACCGTGGAAAAAATTGAAGTTGCCAAATCGCTCGAAGCATTAGGTGTCGATATTATCGAAGCGGGATTTCCCATTTCAAGCCCAGGAGATTTTAATTCAGTGGTCGAAATCTCAAAAGCCGTCACTTGGCCTACCATTTGCGCCTTGACGAGAAGTGTAGAAAAAGATATTGATGTTGCCGCCCAGGCACTCCAATATGCCAAGAAAAAACGTATTCATACCGGCATTGGCACATCCGACTACCATATCTTATATAAATTCAATTCAACTCAGGAAGAGATTTTGCAACGTGCTATAGCAGCCGTTAAATATGCAAAGAAATATGTGGAAGATGTTGAATTCTACGCCGAAGATGCAGGTCGCACCGATAACGAATATTTGGCACGGGTAGTAGAAGCCGTTATCAAAGCCGGAGCAACAGTGGTAAACATCCCTGACACAACCGGCTATTGCCTCCCAACCGATTATGCAACAAAAATAAAATACCTGTACGAACATGTCAACGGGATTCAAAATGCTATTATATCTACCCATTGCCATAATGATTTAGGAATGGCTACTGCCAACACATTGGCAGGTGTAATGAACGGCGCCCGCCAGGTGGAAGTCACCATCAACGGCATCGGTGAACGAGCCGGCAACACCGCCCTCGAAGAAATTGTCATGATCCTCAATAGCCACAAAGAACTAAATGTTCAAACCAACATCAATACCCGAAAAATCACTTCCATAAGCCGCATGGTGTCAAGCCTGATGAATATGCCGGTACAACCTAACAAAGCCATCGTAGGGCGCAATGCGTTTGCCCACTCTTCAGGTATCCATCAGGATGGCGTTTTGAAGAATCGCGAGAGCTATGAGATCATCGATCCGAAAGATGTCGGGATTGATGAAAACTCCATTGTACTGACAGCCAGGAGTGGACGGGCAGCATTGAAGCATCGGCTTCAAATGCTGGGTGTAGAACTTAAAGATAGCAAACGACTTGATGAGATTTATGAGGAATTCCTTAAATTAGCGGACCGAAAAAAAGATATCAACGACAACGATCTGCTGTTGCTGGCAGGCAAAGAAAGAGCAGCAAACCAACGGATTAAACTGGAATACCTGCAAGTCACTTCAGGAGTCGGCATTCGATCAGTAGCCAGTGTCGGGCTGAACATTGCCGGAGAACAGTTTGAAGCGGCTGCCACAGGAAATGGGCCAGTGGATGCAGGTATCAACGCCGTCAAGCGGATTATCAACCGAAAGACAACTTTGAATGATTTTCTTATCCAGGCTATCACCAAGGGTAGTGACGATGTAGGAAAAGTCCACATGCAGGTAGAATATGAGGGTAACGTCTATTATGGATTTGCAGGTAATACGGATATTATAGCAGCTTCCGTTGAAGCGTATATTGATGCTATCAATAAATTCGTCAGGTAG
- the leuC gene encoding 3-isopropylmalate dehydratase large subunit gives MPSTLFDKIWDAHVVTAVKNGPTQLYIDRHYCHEVTSPQAFDGLRKRGLQVFRPEKTTLSPDHNIPTLFQDQPIKDPISKNQVDTLTRNAQEFGLTMYGLGHAKNGIIHVIGPENGLTLPGMTIVCGDSHTSTHGAFGSIAFGIGTSEVEMVLASQCILQPRPKTMRITYNGKLQQGVTAKDIALYTISQLTTGGATGYFVEYAGEAIRSLSMEERMTVCNLSIEMGARGGMIAPDETTFTYVKGREFAPKGEAWSKALAYWQTLPTEEGAVFDREVTFDASQIEPMITYGTNPGMGISIHASIPSINQIDPAGQISFEKSLKYMGFAPGEQMEGKAIDYVFLGSCTNGRIEDFRAFASIVKGKKKADNVIVWLVPGSWAVEKQIRAEGLDKILEDAGFELRQPGCSACLAMNEDKVPAGKYAVSTSNRNFEGRQGPGSRTLLAGPLVAAAAAITGQITDPRTL, from the coding sequence ATGCCAAGCACATTATTTGATAAAATCTGGGATGCACACGTAGTTACCGCCGTTAAAAACGGACCGACACAACTTTATATAGACAGGCATTACTGTCATGAGGTAACCAGTCCGCAAGCTTTCGACGGATTACGCAAAAGAGGGTTACAAGTTTTCAGACCTGAAAAAACCACTCTGTCTCCCGACCACAACATACCGACTTTGTTTCAGGACCAACCAATCAAAGATCCTATTTCTAAAAACCAGGTGGATACATTAACCCGTAACGCACAAGAATTCGGGTTAACCATGTATGGACTGGGACATGCTAAAAATGGCATTATCCATGTCATTGGCCCAGAAAACGGATTGACACTGCCCGGAATGACGATCGTTTGCGGCGACAGTCACACATCCACTCACGGAGCTTTTGGTTCCATCGCTTTCGGCATTGGAACCAGCGAAGTAGAAATGGTACTGGCTTCACAATGCATCCTCCAGCCTCGTCCCAAAACCATGCGTATCACCTATAACGGGAAATTACAACAAGGAGTCACAGCAAAAGATATTGCTTTGTATACCATTTCACAACTGACAACAGGTGGCGCTACCGGATATTTTGTTGAATATGCCGGCGAAGCAATCCGTTCACTGTCAATGGAAGAACGGATGACGGTTTGCAACCTGAGTATCGAAATGGGTGCCCGTGGCGGCATGATTGCTCCCGATGAAACCACTTTTACATACGTCAAAGGGCGCGAATTCGCGCCTAAAGGCGAAGCTTGGAGTAAAGCATTGGCATACTGGCAAACATTACCTACGGAAGAGGGGGCTGTTTTCGATCGTGAAGTGACTTTTGATGCCTCACAAATTGAACCGATGATTACATACGGCACCAATCCGGGCATGGGAATTTCAATCCACGCTTCTATTCCGTCCATCAACCAGATTGATCCTGCCGGACAAATTTCATTCGAAAAATCATTGAAGTACATGGGTTTTGCTCCGGGCGAACAAATGGAAGGGAAAGCCATTGATTATGTCTTTCTTGGCAGTTGCACCAATGGCCGGATTGAGGACTTTAGAGCTTTTGCATCCATTGTAAAAGGCAAGAAAAAAGCTGACAATGTGATAGTCTGGCTGGTTCCGGGTTCCTGGGCTGTTGAAAAACAAATTCGCGCCGAAGGATTGGATAAAATATTGGAAGATGCAGGATTTGAACTTCGTCAACCCGGTTGTTCGGCATGTCTGGCAATGAACGAAGATAAAGTTCCGGCAGGTAAATATGCCGTCTCAACGTCCAACCGGAATTTCGAAGGGAGACAAGGCCCTGGTTCGCGTACTTTGCTTGCAGGTCCGTTGGTTGCAGCAGCAGCAGCGATTACAGGACAAATCACCGATCCAAGAACGCTGTAA
- the leuD gene encoding 3-isopropylmalate dehydratase small subunit: MEKFQTITSTCVPLPIENVDTDQIIPARFLKATTREGFGANLFADWRYDKSGAPISSFVLNNSTYSGQMLVAGKNFGSGSSREHAAWAIAGYGFKVVVSCFFADIFKGNALNNGVLPVVVSDNFLAKLFADIQSNAKTTITVNLEEQTIRNNASGVSESFEINAYKKECLLNGLDDIDYLLSKKGAIEAWEKAHEA, encoded by the coding sequence ATGGAAAAATTTCAAACCATCACATCAACCTGTGTCCCCCTTCCCATTGAGAATGTGGACACTGACCAGATCATTCCTGCTCGTTTTCTGAAAGCAACCACACGCGAAGGATTTGGTGCCAATCTGTTTGCCGATTGGCGTTATGACAAATCAGGAGCACCAATCAGTAGTTTCGTTTTAAATAATTCCACTTATTCCGGTCAAATGCTGGTCGCTGGAAAAAATTTCGGAAGCGGTTCAAGCCGTGAACATGCTGCATGGGCAATCGCAGGCTATGGATTCAAAGTAGTCGTATCCTGTTTCTTTGCAGATATATTTAAGGGAAATGCACTGAATAACGGGGTACTACCGGTTGTTGTATCAGATAATTTTTTGGCAAAGCTTTTCGCAGATATTCAAAGTAACGCAAAAACAACGATTACGGTGAACCTCGAAGAACAAACTATTCGTAATAATGCAAGTGGGGTGTCCGAAAGTTTTGAAATCAATGCTTATAAAAAAGAATGCCTGCTGAATGGTCTCGATGATATCGACTATTTGCTAAGCAAAAAAGGAGCTATTGAAGCATGGGAAAAAGCACACGAAGCATAA
- a CDS encoding 3-deoxy-D-manno-octulosonic acid transferase produces MRLLYTLSILSYQCLVRIAALFNSKARLMIQGQKNTFALLDAKLQKNQYTVWFHAASLGEFEQGRPLMEDLKQRMPEAQIVLTFFSPSGYEVRKKYDLADVVCYLPFDTPHQVHSFLDRVQPQKAVFIKYEFWANYLYALHRRNVPIYLVSAIFRPNQLFFKKYGFFYRNLLSLYEHLFVQDKTSSDLLAAIGVQHVTVAGDTRFDRVATIAGQAKQLPVVEAFATGNHVLVAGSSWPADESLLVSFFNIHPELKLILAPHVTSESHVEAICASLKRPFIRYSQATIENVAAADCLVIDSIGLLSSIYRYGEMAYIGGGFGVGIHNVLEAAVYHIPVIFGPNYHKFREARDLIAEGGGFSIASGDELNALLLRFLQDDQFLAQAGEASGLYVQKNKGASDIIMQYLLKK; encoded by the coding sequence ATGCGTCTATTATACACCTTGTCAATCCTTTCCTATCAATGTCTGGTGCGAATTGCTGCACTCTTCAATAGTAAAGCACGCCTTATGATACAAGGACAAAAGAATACCTTTGCTTTGCTTGATGCTAAGTTACAGAAAAATCAATATACCGTTTGGTTTCATGCTGCCTCGCTCGGCGAGTTTGAACAGGGGCGCCCTTTGATGGAAGATTTGAAACAACGAATGCCTGAAGCACAAATTGTATTGACCTTTTTCTCTCCGTCCGGGTATGAAGTCAGAAAGAAGTATGACTTGGCGGATGTGGTGTGTTACCTGCCATTTGATACGCCACATCAGGTTCATTCGTTTTTAGATAGGGTGCAGCCTCAAAAAGCGGTATTCATCAAATATGAATTTTGGGCAAATTATTTATATGCTTTACACAGACGTAACGTACCTATTTATCTGGTTTCTGCCATATTTCGTCCTAACCAGTTGTTTTTCAAAAAATACGGATTCTTCTACAGAAATCTTCTTTCATTATATGAACATTTATTTGTGCAGGATAAAACCTCCAGTGATTTGCTTGCGGCAATTGGCGTGCAGCATGTGACGGTGGCTGGCGATACCCGTTTCGATAGAGTAGCAACTATTGCCGGGCAGGCAAAACAATTGCCTGTTGTCGAAGCTTTCGCAACTGGAAATCATGTTTTGGTTGCTGGCAGCTCCTGGCCTGCAGACGAATCATTGCTTGTCTCTTTTTTTAATATACATCCTGAATTAAAACTTATCCTAGCCCCGCATGTAACCAGCGAATCGCATGTGGAAGCTATTTGTGCATCGTTGAAGCGACCATTTATTCGTTATTCACAAGCTACCATTGAAAATGTGGCGGCTGCGGATTGTCTGGTGATTGATAGTATTGGTTTGCTTTCGTCTATCTATCGTTATGGAGAGATGGCCTATATCGGAGGTGGTTTTGGTGTTGGCATTCATAACGTTCTGGAAGCTGCGGTGTACCACATTCCGGTTATTTTTGGACCTAACTATCATAAGTTTCGAGAGGCGCGTGATTTAATTGCTGAGGGTGGGGGATTTTCCATTGCATCCGGTGATGAGTTGAATGCATTGTTGCTTAGGTTTTTACAAGACGATCAATTCTTGGCTCAGGCAGGAGAAGCATCCGGCTTGTATGTGCAGAAAAACAAAGGAGCTTCGGACATTATTATGCAATATCTTCTAAAGAAGTAA